From one Notolabrus celidotus isolate fNotCel1 chromosome 2, fNotCel1.pri, whole genome shotgun sequence genomic stretch:
- the cldn34a gene encoding claudin-34: MIYLSHTAHCQFLGLIFGVLAWIFILTTTGLNDWRMWTVDDRSVITSGVAWVGIWKACFFTHTLPEFETCQSISISDSFIPAEILAAQVLMVLAVISGFAGNICAALAMRKAYFSLEDRRNMKQLFLLAGTLYLLTGGLCLVPLVLNMISVFNNSTIDFPPELYLPAAPVEQRVGTAIGVGILGSIMMLLSGLLFLCYRYAWQTLSSEAPTNNRGTHGTRTETTHRSEGQKGDKQGRDNPAFHREEMS; encoded by the coding sequence ATGATTTACTTGTCTCACACGGCTCACTGCCAGTTCCTGGGCCTGATTTTTGGGGTCCTGGCCTGGATCTTCATCCTGACCACCACCGGCCTCAATGATTGGCGTATGTGGACCGTGGACGACAGGTCTGTCATCACCTCGGGCGTGGCGTGGGTGGGAATCTGGAAGGCGTGTTTCTTCACTCATACTCTTCCAGAATTTGAGACCTGTCAGAGCATCAGCATCTCAGACTCCTTCATCCCCGCAGAGATCCTTGCGGCTCAGGTTCTGATGGTCCTGGCGGTGATCAGCGGCTTCGCGGGGAACATCTGTGCCGCTCTGGCTATGAGGAAGGCTTATTTCTCTTTGGAGGACCGGAGGAACATGAAGCAGCTCTTCTTGCTGGCGGGGACCCTGTATTTGCTGACAGGGGGTCTGTGTTTGGTACCGCTGGTTTTGAACATGATCTCTGTGTTCAACAACAGCACCATAGACTTCCCCCCTGAGTTATACCTCCCTGCAGCTCCTGTGGAGCAGCGGGTTGGCACGGCCATAGGAGTGGGCATCTTGGGGTCCATAATGATGCTTCTAAGTGGGCTGCTTTTTCTCTGCTACCGCTACGCCTGGCAGACCCTGAGCTCAGAGGCCCCCACAAACAACAGGGGCACTCATGGAACCCGGACAGAAACGACCCACAGGTCTGAGGGGCAAAAAGGAGACAAACAGGGCCGAGATAATCCTGCATTTCACAGGGAGGAGATGTCATGA
- the LOC117807303 gene encoding putative claudin-24, with translation MDTCACALELLGMLVYVGAWLCALATTILPQWLTMSTALLPVESYELGLWETCVVQDVGGMECRSYDSLLGLSGDLKLARILMCASLTVGMLGMLVAIPGLYLVNSCREHGGYRTKRTLTIIGGVLGMVSGVLCLIPVSYMAHIAVMHFFDDKVPDVVPRWEFGDALFCGWAGGFLLIVAGLLLVTSCMCSQVEDEPVLQRRQQLTRAEVSFRKHSEYV, from the coding sequence ATGGACACATGCGCCTGCGCTTTGGAGCTGCTGGGGATGCTGGTGTACGTTGGAGCATGGCTGTGTGCTTTAGCCACCACCATCCTCCCACAGTGGCTCACCATGTCCACGGCTCTGCTGCCCGTGGAGAGCTACGAGCTGGGCCTGTGGGAGACCTGCGTGGTGCAGGACGTCGGGGGGATGGAGTGCAGGTCATACGACAGCCTGCTAGGCCTCTCCGGTGACCTCAAACTGGCCCGCATCCTCATGTGTGCCTCCCTTACCGTGGGCATGCTGGGAATGCTGGTGGCCATCCCTGGACTCTACCTGGTGAACAGCTGCAGGGAGCACGGAGGCTACAGGACCAAGAGGACTTTGACCATCATCGGAGGCGTGTTAGGGATGGTTTCTGGAGTTCTGTGTCTGATCCCCGTTTCCTACATGGCTCATATAGCCGTCATGCATTTCTTTGACGATAAAGTACCTGATGTGGTGCCTCGGTGGGAGTTTGGTGATGCTCTGTTCTGCGGCTGGGCGGGAGGGTTCCTGCTCATCGTGGCCGGGCTGCTCCTGGTCACATCCTGCATGTGCTCACAGGTGGAGGATGAGCCGGTGCTGCAGAGGAGACAACAGCTCACGAGAGCAGAAGTGTCCTTCAGGAAGCACTCAGAGTACGTTTAG